In the Psychromicrobium lacuslunae genome, ATCGCCGATATCACTGACTCGCTGGCACGAGAAGACGCGGATACCAAGAGCCTGCTGGAAAGCGCGGCCAAGGGTAAAGCGCGCGGCAAGGCACCCACTCCAGTACGTCATGATGGCTTGGCCGCGGTGCCGGCCGAGGACCTGGTCGATCTTATTGAGCAGCTCACCACGCAGATGCATGGTGCAGCCGCCGAATTGCAGTTCGAGTTGGCCGCGAGGCTGCGGGATGAGGTTGGCGATCTGAAGAAGGAGCTGCGTCAAATGCAGAATGCCGGACACGCCTGAGCCGCGCAACGCTAAGGTTTCGGTGCGGTAGAATAGTAGCTGCGTAGGGGAGTATCCCAAGTGCTACGAACGTCAACACGCAGAGCATAGTTGCTCCGCCGGGCGTAGCGGTCGAAGTGATTCGGCGGAGAGACTTGCGGCGATTTCGCCTACCTGAAAGGGTCTCGTGACCGAGCTACCTCTTGCCTTTGAAATTGGAACCTTCGTGGTTCTCGGGCTTATTCTGCTCTTCGACCTGCTGTTAGTCCTGAAGAGACCACATGAACCATCGATGAAGGAAGCCGGTCTGTGGATCGCCTTCTACGTCGGACTGGCGCTGATTTTTGCCGTTTTGATGTTTGTCTTCACAGGTGTTGAACATGGCTCACAGTTCATCGCCGGCTGGATCACCGAATACAGTCTGAGCATCGATAACCTCTTCGTCTTCATCATTATCTTGGCGCGCTTCGGAGTGCCCAGAAAGTATCAGCAAGAAGCCCTCATGGTGGGCATTATTTTGGCGCTGGTACTGCGCGGCATCTTCATTCTGATAGGCGCTGCGGTGATCGAGAACCTCAGCTGGGTTTTCTACATCTTCGGCCTCTTCCTGCTCTATACTGCTTGGCAGCAGGCCCGTGATTCAGGCGAGGACGAGGGGCATGCGGGCGACAACGCGTTGATCCGCAAAATCCGTTCAGTGTTGCCGATGTCGCAAGATTTCGACGGCGCGAAGGTCCGCACCGTGGTTGATGGCCGAAAGGTCTGGACCCCGATGCTGATCGTGTTCATCGCCCTGGGCCTGACCGATTTGCTGTTCGCCGTTGACTCGATTCCGGCGATCTTCGGGCTGACCAAGGAACCGTTCATTGTCTTCACCGCCAATATCTTCGCCTTGATGGGGCTCCGCCAGCTGTACTTCTTGCTGGGCGGTTTGCTTACTCGCCTGGTCTTCCTGAAGCACGCGCTGTCGATCATTCTCGGCTTTATTGGCGTCAAGCTGATTCTGCACGCCATGCACGTGAACGAGTTGCCCTTCATCAACGGTGGTAAGGGAATCGAGTGGGCACCGGAGATCCCCACTTGGCTTTCATTGCTGGTGATTGTTGCCACCATTCTGATCGCCACCGTAGCGAGCCTATGGGTTTCTCGGGGTAAGGTCGATGCCGGTCTGCAGCAAGCCGGCGAGCTATCCAAAATAGACGAGCAGGAAAAGCCTCAAGCCTAGTCACTCACTAGGCGGCTGGTCATTTGGCGGCTGAGGGTGCGGTGGCGCTACCGTACCCTCAGTCATAACCGAGTCTTAAGATGGATGAGTGTCTGGGTTCAATGATGGTTCGGTTCCGGAAAACGAGTCGTTGAGTGCTCCGCTAATCGCCGTGCAACGCCGCACCGTTGGGGTGCTGGCTGGCGCTCAGCTACTTGGCGGCGTCGGCAATGGCGCAGCGCTTTCCATTGGCTCGCTGCTCGCTGTCGATTTGAGCGGTTCCGAGGCCTGGGCTGGCTCGATCACCACCGTGCTGACCCTTGCCGCTGCCTTTACCGCGCTGCCGATGGCGACTCTGGCCGCCCGGCGTGGTCGGCGGATTTCGCTGGTCAGCTGCCTCAGTATCGCCCTGTTAGGGGCTGTGCTGATGATCCTGGCTGCCTCGCTGCGTTCTTTCCCGCTGTTACTGTTGGGCGGTATTGCGATGGGGCTGAGCACCACGGCTAACTTGCAGTCGAGGTTTGCGGCCACCGATCTGGCATCCCCGCAGCATCGCGGTCGGGATCTTTCCATTGTGGTCTGGGCGACCACTGTCGGGGCGGTGACTGGACCGAATCTGGTCAAAGCCGGAGCGCAACTCGGCAGCTTTTTCGGGCTACCTGAAATGGCTGGCCCCTTCTTGTTTTCAGCCGCCGCACTACTCTGCGCGATTACCTTGCTCAGTCTTGCGCTACGCCCCGATCCGTTGCGGTTGGCGCAACGCAGCCAGGCCTTGACTGCGCGGAGCGCGGCCACGCCGAGTGCTGTCGGTGGCTGGCCCGGTCGTTCCTTAAGGACCGGGCTCGCCGCCATTCGAACCTCGCCCAGAGCGCTGATGGCGTTGCTGGCGGTGATCGGTTCGCACGTCGTGATGGTCTCGGTGATGTCAATGACGCCCCTGCATCTGCAACAGCTGGACGCACATTCGGCGATGGGCCATCACGGCACTGACGTGCTGGCCGTGATTGGTTTCAGCATTTCGCTGCACATCGCTGGCATGTTCGCGCTATCGCCGCTCTTTGGCTGGCTGAGCGACCGTTTCGGCAGACTTCAGGTTATTGCCGCCGGACAGCTGTTACTGCTGGGCTCTGCTGCTATTGCAGGTTTTGGGCAGCAAGACAGCACCTCGGTAACCGTTGGCCTGGTGTTGCTGGGCCTGGGCTGGTCGGCTTCGACCATTGCCGGGGCGACGCTATTGAGCGAAAGCGTCGCCCCGGAAAGTCGGGTACTCACCCAGGGGGTGTCAGACACCCTGATGGGGTTTACCGCGGCGATTGGCAGCATTCTGGCTGGTCTGGCCTTGGCCTATTGGGGTTACAGCGGACTGAACCTGATCGCCGCACTGCTGGTGCTGGCGGTTTTGCTCTGGCTGGCCTTGGTCAGCCGGGCGACCCGTTTCGCAACAGCCCCCGTAGAGTAGCGAAAATCTTCTCGCCATCAGCCCGCAGACCGTCGTGGTGGTATTCGCCAGTTTCCCAAAGTTGCAGACCTTGTACTGCCCGGGCGGTCTGCACCGCTAGGCCGTGATCGACGTAGATGTCATCGAAGTAGGCGGTGGCAGCAACCGGGACCTGGTTATGGGCGAGCTGGTCTAGATCATAAAGATCAGGCCAGTCGTCTTTTTGGGCGATCAATTCGGCTACTTCCTGAAGCGGTTGCAAAGCCGGATCCTCGTCAAAATACCAGGGCATAATCGCCTCACCGGTAAATCTAAACGGGATGGAGTCCGGAGCGAAATCGCCGCGTTCAGCCGCAATCCGAGCCGCCGACCAGTTGCTTGCTGCGCCTTGCCCATAGCAAGCCTCATGCAGCACAGCGTAGAGCGGGTTCTGTGCGTAGGAAACGATCGAGGAGACCTGGGCCAGGAAGGCATCTGAAAGCCTAAGTCCGGCCGGGGTTTCTACAAAGGCGTCTTCCAGCAGGTAATGCAGCCCATCAATCCTGCTGTTTCCGCCGAGAAAGGAGCCGAGCATTTGAAAACGGTGTGCGCTGAGCCGTTCCCCGGTGGGAAGCAGCTCGATGACCTGACTCAGGTGTTGCGCGATCCGCTGGGCCAATGGCTGATCTTCCGGATAACGTTCAAAATACTCATCGTTCCGAGCAGCGGTGCGCTGATAGGTGGCCCTATAGACCTGGTCGGGGTGCCCCTGCAGTGGGCCTAGGCCAGCGGTGATGAAAACCTCGCGGAGCCCTTCCGGGTAGAAGGAAAGGTAACTCAGTGAGCAGAAACCTCCGAAGCTCTGGCCAAGAATCGACCAAGGTTCGCTGTTGAGTGCGAACCTAATTGCCTCGGCATCCGCGACAATCGAGTCCGCGCGGAAAAAACTGAGATAGTTGGCCTGCTGCTGAGTATCGCCACGTAGCGGCAGCGTCTGCTGATTGATCGGGGATGAGAGCCCGGTGCCGCGCTGGTCGAGAAGCAGCACCCGGTAGTCCTTGAGGGCTTCTTTGAGCCAGCCGCTAGGGGCCAGCGGGCGGTCAGCTCGATGCCCTGGGCCGCCTTGGAAATAGACAATCCACGGTGCTTCGGGGGCATCGTGGCGCGAGACTTCCCTGGCAAAGACCTCGATTGTCTCACCCTCTGGTTTTTGATGATCCAGTGGCACCGAAAACCAATGCTCTCGGTAAAGATGCTCTTCTCTGCTGTGTGTTTGACCTAGTCGGTGCTGTGCTGGATTCATGCCTGTGCTCCGAAGTTTTCAAGAGCCTTCCCGGTCAAACGGAAGGTGTCCCATTCTGCCATCGGGGCAGCCCCCAGCGAACGATAGAAATCAATTGAGGGCGTATTCCACTTCAAGACGCTCCATTCGACCCGAGCGTAGCCTTGCTCGATGGCAATGCTGGCCAGATTTTTCAATAACGCCTTGCCGTGGCCACCACCTCGCGCCTCGGGACGAACGTAGAGGTCCTCGAGATAGATGCCGTGAACGCCTTCCCAGGTGGAGTAGTTCAGGAACCACAAAGCGAAGCCCTGAACGCCATGCTGGTTCTCGGCGATATGTGCGAAAACTTTTGCGGAGTCGCCGAACAAGGCGGCTTCGAGCATGGCTTCGGTGGTTTTGACGGCGTTCGGCTCCTTTTCATAGATCGCCAGATCATGGATCAGTTCGAGAATGACGGGCACATCGGTGCGAGCGGCGGGGCGAATACTCATTCCTTGAGACTAGCCTAGAAAATATCCACAAGAGATATTGCGCAACAGTTGTTGTTGATCTAATCTGAGTTAATGAACGTTGCCAAGGAGACTCCGGAAGTCATCGAGTTAACAGATGTTGCGGCGATGCGCGTACTAGCCCATCCAACTCGTTTGCGCTTGCTCGGGATGCTCCGGACTAACGGTCCGCAGACCGCGGCATTGCTCGGTGAGATTGTCGATGAAGCTCCAGGCACGGTGAGCTATCACCTGGGCAAACTGGCCTCGGTGGGCTTGATCGAAGAAGCGCCGGAGGAGAGTGCCGATAAACGTGAACGTTGGTGGCGCTCGCGACATCAGTTCACCAGTTGGAAGCCCGCTGAATTACTCAATGATCCCGCTGGTCTGGCCGCAGCCACTGCCATGCACCGGGTGATCGTGCAGCACTACGCCAGCTTGATGAACAGCTATCTGGATGTCTTGCCGGAGTTATCCCCGGATTGGGTAGCGGCTGCGGCGAGTTCTGATCATAGTCTGGAACTGACTGCTGCCGAGCTGGCGGAGCTGCGCGACGAGCTGGATCAAGTGGTCGGCAAATTCCAGGCCCGTAGCGATCAGCGTGGGCAAAGCAGCGAGACCGAAACAGTCACCGTGATCTACCAAGCCTTTCGCACCCCATGAACTACCAGAACGCTGCGAAACATCGAAGCAAACGGAGCCTGGTCGGTCTACTTTCGGCGCACGCGGTATCTCAAATCGGCAATGTAGTCACCCTCTTTGCTGTGCCCTTCTATGTGTTGTCCAGTGGTGGGGGAGGCGTGGAAGTTGGCCTGGCGGCCGCGTTCGCCGCCATCCCAGTGGTCATCGGAGGCCCGCTCGGCGGTGTGATTTCGGACCGGATTGGCTATCGAAATGCCAGCATTGCCGCGGACCTGACCAGTGGGATCACCGTGTTAGCGATCCCACTCCTGGCGTTGACCGTCGGGCTACCGTTCTGGGCTTTACTCGCTCTGGTTTTTCTTAGCGGCCTCTTGGACACACCAGGGCAGACGGCACGCCGTGTGCTATTGCCAGAACTGTCCGCGGCCGGCAATATCAGGTTGGAACGATCCGTAGGATTTATCGACGGTATGGAGCGCTTGGCCAGCATGTTAGGCGCTCCCTTAGCCGGACTATTAGTGGCAGGATTGGGTGCGACGAATACGCTCTTCGTCAATGCGGTGAGTTTCGCCGTCTCGGCTTTGTTGACCTGGACAATAGTTCATCCGGTAACAGCAAGTACCTCGAAAAATCCTCCTGAGCAGGTAGCCCGTTCTAGTTACTGGGCGGAGCTAGCCGATGGCTTTCGTTTTGTGAAGGACAGTCCTTTGCTGCTGGCTCTGACCGTGTTGGTGCTGCTTACCAACTTTTTCGATGCCGCCCGGATGTCTACGCTGATGCCGCTCTATGCCCAGCAGGAACTCGGTGGCGCGGCCGCACTAGGGTTAATTCTCTCGGTCTTTGGCGGCGGAGCACTTCTTGGCTCTATCCTCTTCGGATTCCTCGCCCATCGGCTGCCTCGGAGACTGACTTTTGTGCTGTGCTTCACGCTGGCCGGCGGACCGTCTATCGCGTTTTTTGCCGCAAATCTTCCGCTGGAGTGGCTAGTTGTGGGCTGCGCAGTATCCGGGCTGGCGGCCGGTTCGCTCAATCCGATCCTGGGCACGGTGCAGTTAGAGCTGGTGCCGCCAGGGATGCGCGGCAGGGTTTTCGGGCTCAGCCAGGCTGGGGCCTGGGCGGGCATGCCGCTTGGTGCTTTTATCGCCGGCTTGGCCGCCGATACTTTCAGCCTCACCCTATGTTTCCTAGTGATCGGGGTGAGCTATACCGTGGTGACCCTCTCCCCGCTGGCTATCCCTAGCTTCCGAAAGATGGAGGCGAAGGATCTGGCCAAGGCGAGGCTAGCCCGAGCCGAAGTTAGTTAACCGCAGCACCGCGTAGCCCTCTTCGTCTGAAGCATCGAGATCAACTGTCGCGGTGATTGACCAGTCGTGATTCCCGGCCGGATCATCGATAATCTGTCGCACCGACCAGGTCCTGCTGTCAGTGCCGCTGAGCACGAAGAGCGCTGGGCCGCGGGCCGCCGAATCAGCGGGGAGTTCATCGTATTCATCCCAGTAATCCTGGAGTGCGTCGGCCCAGCGGTCGGCGTCCCACCCCGCTTCGGCATCCAATTCGCCCAAGCCCTGGTAATCATCTCTGGAGGCCAGTTCCACCCGGCGGAATAGCTCGTTGCGTACCATCACCCGGAAGGCGCGTTCGTTTTTGCTCAGCGCAGGTGGCGCCGTGCTGAGCGAGTCGGTGGCTCCTTCCAGTTCAGCAATGTCCTCGCCCGTGCCGGAGGCCAGCGCCTCCCATTCATCGATCAAACTCGAATCAACTTGACGCACGGTCTCACCGAGCCACGCAATCAGATCCGAAAGGTCCTCGGTCAAAGCGTTGCTCGGTACTGTTTGCCGCAGCGCACGATAAGCGTCCGCCAAGTAGCGCAGCACAATGCCTTCGCTGCGGGACAGCGAGTAGAAGCGCACGAACTCGCCGAAGTTCATCGCACGCTCAATCATGTCCCTGACGATCGACTTCGGAGCGACCTCGAAGTCACCAAGCCAGGGTGCAGCTTTGCGGTAAGTGTCGAAAGCCTGCCTGAGGAGCTCGCCCAAGGGTTGCGGATAACTCAATTCATCAAGTACCGTCATCCGGGCGTCGTAGTCAACGCCGTCGGCTTTCATCGCGGCAACGGCCTCTGAACGGGCATATTTGAGCTGCGCCGAGAGGATCTGGCGCGGGTTTTCCAGGGTGGATTCGATCACTGAGACGACGTCGTAAGCGTAACTCGGTGACTCGGGGTCGAGGAGCTCTAAGGACGCTAACGCGAAAGGGGAGAGCGGCTGATTGAGTGCAAAATTCATTTGTAAATGCACGGTAAGCCGTAAGGTCCGGCCGTCACTGCCTTGTTCCTCGGCAGGAATTCGTTCCAGCACACCCGCAGTCAACAATTCCCGCAGAATGCCGAGGGCCTTTCGGATCAGTCCGAGCTGCTTACTGCGGGACTCGCGGTTCTCGGTGAGTAACCGCCGGGCCGCGACGAAGGGATTGCCAGGCCGCTCGAGCAAATTGAGCAGCATGGCGTGGCTGACCGTGAAACTTGAGGTCAGCGGCTCCGGCTCGGCCTCCACTAAGCGGTTGAAGGTTGGTTCTCCCCAGGAGACAAAACCTTCTGGTGGTTTCTTTCTCACCACTTGGCGTAGTTTCTTCTGATCGTCGCCAAACTTGGCCTGTGCTTTGGCCATTGCACGCACATTCTCCACCACGTGTTCCGGTGCCTGCACCACGACAGTTCCGGCGGTATCGAAGCCAGCCCGACCGGCGCGGCCAGCGATCTGATGAAATTCCCGAGCCTGCAGCACCCGGGTGCGTACCCCGTCGTACTTACTGAGCGCGGTGAAAAGCACCGTGCGGATTGGCACATTTATACCGACGCCCAGCGTATCGGTGCCGCAAATCACTTTGAGCAGACCAGCCTGTGCTAGTTGTTCGACGAGCCGTCGGTACTTTGGCAGCATGCCTGCATGATGCACGCCAATGCCGTGCCGGACCAATCGGCTGAGAGTTTTGCCGAAGCCGGCCGAGAAACGGAACTGAGCAATCAGCTCGGCGATCTGCAGCTTCTCCTCTTTAGAGCACATATTGATGCTCATTAAGGTTTGAGCACGTTCAATCGCCTCGGCCTGGCTGAAATGCACCACGTAAATAGGGGCCTGATGGGTGCTCAGCAGCTCCTCAAGAGTCTCGTGCACCGGTGTTTCCACGTAGTAGAAGTTCAGCGGAATGGGGCGTTCCACCGAGGTTACCGTGGCGGTAGGCCGAGAGGTGCGTTCGGTGAGCTCTGTTTCGAAGCTGCTCACATCCCCCAGCGTGGCGCTCATCAGTAAGAACTGGGCTTGCGGGAGTTCGAGCAGTGGGACCTGCCAAGCCCAGCCACGTTGTGGGTCGGCGTAGTAATGGAACTCATCCATCACCACCACGCCCAACTCAGCAGCCGCTCCCTCTCGTAGCGCAATATTCGCCAGGATCTCGGCGGTGCAGCAGATGATCGGGGCGTCCTGATTAACCGCGGAGTCGCCGGTCACCATGCCGACATTCTGCGCACCGAAGATCTCGATGAGCGCGAAGAATTTTTCCGAGACCAAGGCCTTGATCGGGGCGGTGTAATAGCTTCGTTGACCAGCGGCTAGGGCCACAAAGTGCGCGGCTACCGCCACCAGAGACTTCCCGGAGCCGGTCGGGGTGGCCAGGATGACATTGCTGCCACTGGCCAGTTCCATCACGGCTTCTTCTTGTGCCGGGTAGAGCTCGATGCCTCGGTCCAGGGTCCAGTCGACGAAGTCCTGATAGATATCGTCGGCCGAGGCGGCCGGGAGCTGATCGAGAAGGTTCATCACTGCTAAGCCTATCGTCAGCTGAAGATTCGCAGGGCGGCAGACCTGCAGCGGACTGGCTGTCGGATGGTTCGAAAGTCGAAGGCTCAGAGGCTTTCGGCAATCCGCTTGATTGCCGCTAGTCTGCGATCCCATTCCTGACCGCTTTGCTCCAGCAATGCAGCTAATTTCGAAAGTTCTGCGCCGAGCGCGGTGTAGCGGAGTTCCTTGCCAAATCGCTGACTGTTGACCAGGCCAACTTCGGTGAGGATTGCGAGATGTTTTGCTATTGCCTGCCGACTAATCGGCAGAGTTGCAGCGAGTGCCGAGGCGGAAAGGCTCTGGCTGCCTAATAACTCCAGAATCTGCCAGCGATTGGCGTCTCCCAGGGCGGCACAACGGCTGACCAGGTCGGTGCGCACCGGCCTACTTTTCCAGGAAAGCGATCAAATCGTTAAGCTCGCCAACCCAGCCACCGCGGTTATCTTCCATTGCCGAGCGAATTTCGGTCTCACTGAGCGCGAGCTTTTCCCATTCGGATTCAGTCACGGTCAAGGACGTGCCGCCATCCTGCTCACTCAACTCGAACACCACCAGGGTCAGGTTGTCCTCGCGGAGTGGGCCGGTTTGCGGGGTGCGTTCCCAGCGGAACGAAAAGCGGCTGATCGGCGAGACCTCGACCACTTCGGCGCGCCCCTCGGCGTCGTACTCGTCCCAGCGGAGCCACATTGCGCCGCCCGGCCGCAAGTCGATGGTGGCGTGGTTGCCGAACCACTGGGCGATCAAATCGGCTTCGGTGAGCGCTTGCCAGACCTTCTGCTGGCTGGCCTGGATCTGTACTGTGCGGGTAATCGAAAGTGCTTCTGTCATGATTCCTCCTGGACGTAATCTGCAACTATATGGTTGCAGATTACCAAATTTTCTGCAAGTCCCCGACCGAATCGTTGAGCGTCGA is a window encoding:
- a CDS encoding MFS transporter; amino-acid sequence: MSGFNDGSVPENESLSAPLIAVQRRTVGVLAGAQLLGGVGNGAALSIGSLLAVDLSGSEAWAGSITTVLTLAAAFTALPMATLAARRGRRISLVSCLSIALLGAVLMILAASLRSFPLLLLGGIAMGLSTTANLQSRFAATDLASPQHRGRDLSIVVWATTVGAVTGPNLVKAGAQLGSFFGLPEMAGPFLFSAAALLCAITLLSLALRPDPLRLAQRSQALTARSAATPSAVGGWPGRSLRTGLAAIRTSPRALMALLAVIGSHVVMVSVMSMTPLHLQQLDAHSAMGHHGTDVLAVIGFSISLHIAGMFALSPLFGWLSDRFGRLQVIAAGQLLLLGSAAIAGFGQQDSTSVTVGLVLLGLGWSASTIAGATLLSESVAPESRVLTQGVSDTLMGFTAAIGSILAGLALAYWGYSGLNLIAALLVLAVLLWLALVSRATRFATAPVE
- a CDS encoding ArsR/SmtB family transcription factor encodes the protein MRTDLVSRCAALGDANRWQILELLGSQSLSASALAATLPISRQAIAKHLAILTEVGLVNSQRFGKELRYTALGAELSKLAALLEQSGQEWDRRLAAIKRIAESL
- a CDS encoding GNAT family N-acetyltransferase encodes the protein MSIRPAARTDVPVILELIHDLAIYEKEPNAVKTTEAMLEAALFGDSAKVFAHIAENQHGVQGFALWFLNYSTWEGVHGIYLEDLYVRPEARGGGHGKALLKNLASIAIEQGYARVEWSVLKWNTPSIDFYRSLGAAPMAEWDTFRLTGKALENFGAQA
- a CDS encoding DEAD/DEAH box helicase translates to MNLLDQLPAASADDIYQDFVDWTLDRGIELYPAQEEAVMELASGSNVILATPTGSGKSLVAVAAHFVALAAGQRSYYTAPIKALVSEKFFALIEIFGAQNVGMVTGDSAVNQDAPIICCTAEILANIALREGAAAELGVVVMDEFHYYADPQRGWAWQVPLLELPQAQFLLMSATLGDVSSFETELTERTSRPTATVTSVERPIPLNFYYVETPVHETLEELLSTHQAPIYVVHFSQAEAIERAQTLMSINMCSKEEKLQIAELIAQFRFSAGFGKTLSRLVRHGIGVHHAGMLPKYRRLVEQLAQAGLLKVICGTDTLGVGINVPIRTVLFTALSKYDGVRTRVLQAREFHQIAGRAGRAGFDTAGTVVVQAPEHVVENVRAMAKAQAKFGDDQKKLRQVVRKKPPEGFVSWGEPTFNRLVEAEPEPLTSSFTVSHAMLLNLLERPGNPFVAARRLLTENRESRSKQLGLIRKALGILRELLTAGVLERIPAEEQGSDGRTLRLTVHLQMNFALNQPLSPFALASLELLDPESPSYAYDVVSVIESTLENPRQILSAQLKYARSEAVAAMKADGVDYDARMTVLDELSYPQPLGELLRQAFDTYRKAAPWLGDFEVAPKSIVRDMIERAMNFGEFVRFYSLSRSEGIVLRYLADAYRALRQTVPSNALTEDLSDLIAWLGETVRQVDSSLIDEWEALASGTGEDIAELEGATDSLSTAPPALSKNERAFRVMVRNELFRRVELASRDDYQGLGELDAEAGWDADRWADALQDYWDEYDELPADSAARGPALFVLSGTDSRTWSVRQIIDDPAGNHDWSITATVDLDASDEEGYAVLRLTNFGSG
- a CDS encoding TerC family protein, whose protein sequence is MTELPLAFEIGTFVVLGLILLFDLLLVLKRPHEPSMKEAGLWIAFYVGLALIFAVLMFVFTGVEHGSQFIAGWITEYSLSIDNLFVFIIILARFGVPRKYQQEALMVGIILALVLRGIFILIGAAVIENLSWVFYIFGLFLLYTAWQQARDSGEDEGHAGDNALIRKIRSVLPMSQDFDGAKVRTVVDGRKVWTPMLIVFIALGLTDLLFAVDSIPAIFGLTKEPFIVFTANIFALMGLRQLYFLLGGLLTRLVFLKHALSIILGFIGVKLILHAMHVNELPFINGGKGIEWAPEIPTWLSLLVIVATILIATVASLWVSRGKVDAGLQQAGELSKIDEQEKPQA
- a CDS encoding SRPBCC domain-containing protein yields the protein MTEALSITRTVQIQASQQKVWQALTEADLIAQWFGNHATIDLRPGGAMWLRWDEYDAEGRAEVVEVSPISRFSFRWERTPQTGPLREDNLTLVVFELSEQDGGTSLTVTESEWEKLALSETEIRSAMEDNRGGWVGELNDLIAFLEK
- a CDS encoding alpha/beta fold hydrolase; the encoded protein is MNPAQHRLGQTHSREEHLYREHWFSVPLDHQKPEGETIEVFAREVSRHDAPEAPWIVYFQGGPGHRADRPLAPSGWLKEALKDYRVLLLDQRGTGLSSPINQQTLPLRGDTQQQANYLSFFRADSIVADAEAIRFALNSEPWSILGQSFGGFCSLSYLSFYPEGLREVFITAGLGPLQGHPDQVYRATYQRTAARNDEYFERYPEDQPLAQRIAQHLSQVIELLPTGERLSAHRFQMLGSFLGGNSRIDGLHYLLEDAFVETPAGLRLSDAFLAQVSSIVSYAQNPLYAVLHEACYGQGAASNWSAARIAAERGDFAPDSIPFRFTGEAIMPWYFDEDPALQPLQEVAELIAQKDDWPDLYDLDQLAHNQVPVAATAYFDDIYVDHGLAVQTARAVQGLQLWETGEYHHDGLRADGEKIFATLRGLLRNGSPG
- a CDS encoding winged helix-turn-helix domain-containing protein, producing the protein MNVAKETPEVIELTDVAAMRVLAHPTRLRLLGMLRTNGPQTAALLGEIVDEAPGTVSYHLGKLASVGLIEEAPEESADKRERWWRSRHQFTSWKPAELLNDPAGLAAATAMHRVIVQHYASLMNSYLDVLPELSPDWVAAAASSDHSLELTAAELAELRDELDQVVGKFQARSDQRGQSSETETVTVIYQAFRTP
- a CDS encoding MFS transporter — encoded protein: MNYQNAAKHRSKRSLVGLLSAHAVSQIGNVVTLFAVPFYVLSSGGGGVEVGLAAAFAAIPVVIGGPLGGVISDRIGYRNASIAADLTSGITVLAIPLLALTVGLPFWALLALVFLSGLLDTPGQTARRVLLPELSAAGNIRLERSVGFIDGMERLASMLGAPLAGLLVAGLGATNTLFVNAVSFAVSALLTWTIVHPVTASTSKNPPEQVARSSYWAELADGFRFVKDSPLLLALTVLVLLTNFFDAARMSTLMPLYAQQELGGAAALGLILSVFGGGALLGSILFGFLAHRLPRRLTFVLCFTLAGGPSIAFFAANLPLEWLVVGCAVSGLAAGSLNPILGTVQLELVPPGMRGRVFGLSQAGAWAGMPLGAFIAGLAADTFSLTLCFLVIGVSYTVVTLSPLAIPSFRKMEAKDLAKARLARAEVS